The Peribacillus simplex genome contains the following window.
GCGAAACCGGTTAAACTGATTGATGTCATTCCTGAAGAGAACAGGGCAAAGGCTTATCAGCTCGCCGAACAAATCGATCCAACGAATCATCAGGCGATGATATCCTATGGTACACCCGCCCAATCAAAGCTCCTGACCTTTTCAAACTCGATGCTTGAGCATGTCCAGAAAAAAGATGTAGGTGAAGTGGGCAACATTATCAGTGATTTAATGAAGAAGTTAAACGAGCTGAGCCCGGATGAGCTTAAACCGGATAAGCCCTCATTTTTTGCACGCATGTTCGGGAAGCTCTCGGGATCTGTACAGGAGGTGCTCTCCAAGTATCAAAAAACAGGGGCCCAAATTGATCGAATCAGTGTAAAACTCGACCGGAGCAAGAATATCCTGTTATCGGATATTGTAATCCTTGAAAAGCTATATGAAACGAATAAAGAATATTTCCAGGCTTTGAATGTTTATATTGCAGCAGGGGAAATTAAACTCGAAGAAATCCATGAGAAAACGATTCCGGAACTAAGGAAGTCCGCTGAATTAAGCAATGATCAAATGAAATTTCAAGAAGTCAATGATATGCGGCAATTTGCTGAACGGTTGGATAAAAGGCTTCATGATTTGAAATTAAGTCGTGAAATCACGATTCAAAGTGCACCGCAAATCAGGCTGATCCAAAACACGAATCAGGCACTAGTCGAGAAAATACAATCTTCGATCATGACGGCCATTCCACTTTGGAAAAATCAGGTTGCGATTGCATTGACCTTAATCAGGCAGAGGCATGCTGTAGAAGCGCAAAAGCAGGTTTCCAAGACTACAAATGACTTGTTATTGAAGAATTCTGAAATGCTGAAAACGAATACCATTGAAACGGCTAAGGAAAATGAGCG
Protein-coding sequences here:
- a CDS encoding toxic anion resistance protein yields the protein MNNNDSNLLNKSNNASLIDDLLANPFDGVQELEKVSSQEAKPVKLIDVIPEENRAKAYQLAEQIDPTNHQAMISYGTPAQSKLLTFSNSMLEHVQKKDVGEVGNIISDLMKKLNELSPDELKPDKPSFFARMFGKLSGSVQEVLSKYQKTGAQIDRISVKLDRSKNILLSDIVILEKLYETNKEYFQALNVYIAAGEIKLEEIHEKTIPELRKSAELSNDQMKFQEVNDMRQFAERLDKRLHDLKLSREITIQSAPQIRLIQNTNQALVEKIQSSIMTAIPLWKNQVAIALTLIRQRHAVEAQKQVSKTTNDLLLKNSEMLKTNTIETAKENERGLVDIETLKNTQANLISTLEETMRIQEEGRHKRRQAEQELASMENELKQKLLEIKG